A genomic window from Algoriphagus sp. Y33 includes:
- a CDS encoding DNA topoisomerase IV yields the protein MYYRFGKAFYFLSVVLFIFFLLYFYSALPEKVSYNFDENGLSPEKVSKEMFFYGMIAIFIIMNMVVLLPPKLLETKNHQGLTRIFPIGDKFRDYYLGWFYSFGGILNMSLGMLVFYTHAINNQEEIAASQYNFFFYLIPGLFVVWVIGLFAILVGKFNQVKNRS from the coding sequence ATGTATTACCGATTCGGAAAAGCCTTTTATTTCCTAAGTGTTGTCCTGTTCATTTTCTTTCTCCTGTATTTCTATTCAGCTTTGCCGGAGAAGGTCAGTTACAATTTTGATGAAAATGGGCTGTCACCCGAAAAGGTAAGTAAGGAGATGTTTTTTTATGGAATGATCGCCATTTTTATTATAATGAACATGGTTGTTCTACTTCCTCCCAAATTGCTTGAAACCAAAAATCATCAAGGCCTGACCCGCATTTTCCCGATTGGTGATAAGTTTCGGGATTATTATTTGGGTTGGTTTTATTCTTTCGGGGGTATCCTTAACATGAGTTTGGGCATGTTGGTATTTTATACTCATGCGATCAATAATCAAGAGGAAATCGCTGCTAGCCAGTACAATTTCTTCTTTTATCTCATTCCCGGGCTTTTTGTCGTTTGGGTGATAGGATTGTTCGCTATTCTTGTGGGGAAATTCAACCAAGTGAAAAATAGATCTTGA
- a CDS encoding DNA topoisomerase IV subunit B: MAEAVKYTEDSIKSLDWREHIRLRPGMYIGKLGDGSAQDDGIYVLVKEVLDNSIDEHMMGYGRTIDVKISEHKVEVRDYGRGIPLGKVIDCVSKINTGGKYDSGAFQKSVGLNGVGTKAVNALSDFFKVQAYREGETKVAEFEKGILVNDPPINKTSDRNGTKVVFSPDGGIFKNYHFIPEYLENQIWNYAYLNAGLTINYNGKKYFSDRGLYDLLSNKIDEETQRYPIIHLKGNDIEMALTHSNQYGEEYYSFVNGQYTTQGGTHLAAFREAVVKTVREFFKKDYDASDIRQSVVAAISIRVQEPVFESQTKTKLGSQSVGPDGPTVRTFINDFLKTELDNYLHKNPAVADALLKRILQSERERKEISGIKKLANERAKKANLHNKKLRDCRVHYDDPKANEDVKANTMLFLTEGDSASGSITKSRDVQTQAVFSLRGKPLNCFGMTKKVVYENEEFNLLQHALNIEDGIENLRYRKIVIATDADVDGMHIRLLIMTYFLQFFPDLVKNGHLFILDTPLFRVRNKKETIYCYTDEERQRAIHKLGNKPEITRFKGLGEISPEEFGGFIGEDIRLEPIILNKETKIGDLLTFYMGKNTPNRQNFIIKNLKIEKDLALEDPKAKEAGEEEIEAA, encoded by the coding sequence ATGGCTGAAGCAGTTAAATACACAGAAGACAGTATCAAGTCCCTCGATTGGAGGGAGCATATCAGGCTAAGACCCGGTATGTATATCGGTAAATTGGGAGATGGCAGTGCCCAGGATGATGGGATTTATGTCCTTGTAAAAGAGGTTCTGGATAATTCTATTGATGAGCACATGATGGGGTATGGGAGAACCATAGATGTCAAGATCTCCGAACACAAGGTGGAAGTACGTGACTATGGCCGTGGTATTCCGCTAGGCAAAGTCATCGATTGTGTATCCAAGATCAACACGGGCGGTAAATACGATTCAGGGGCTTTCCAGAAGTCTGTAGGACTAAATGGGGTAGGTACCAAGGCAGTGAATGCGTTGTCTGACTTTTTCAAAGTACAGGCTTATCGTGAGGGGGAAACCAAAGTAGCCGAATTCGAAAAAGGCATCTTGGTAAACGATCCCCCGATCAACAAAACATCAGACAGAAATGGCACAAAAGTCGTTTTCTCTCCTGATGGCGGTATTTTCAAAAATTACCATTTTATACCTGAATACCTGGAAAATCAGATTTGGAACTATGCCTATCTGAATGCAGGTCTTACGATCAATTATAACGGAAAGAAGTATTTCTCTGATAGGGGACTTTACGATTTGCTCTCTAACAAGATAGATGAGGAGACTCAGCGGTACCCTATCATTCACCTGAAAGGGAATGATATAGAAATGGCTCTCACTCACTCCAATCAGTATGGGGAAGAGTATTATTCTTTTGTCAACGGGCAATACACAACCCAGGGCGGCACGCATTTGGCCGCTTTTCGGGAAGCAGTGGTTAAGACTGTCCGGGAATTTTTCAAGAAGGACTACGATGCTTCCGACATTCGTCAGAGTGTGGTAGCAGCCATTTCCATCCGGGTGCAGGAGCCTGTGTTCGAATCCCAAACCAAGACTAAACTAGGGTCACAATCTGTAGGTCCTGATGGTCCGACCGTACGTACGTTTATCAATGACTTCCTTAAGACTGAGCTGGATAATTATTTGCATAAAAATCCCGCTGTTGCCGATGCCCTTTTAAAAAGAATCCTTCAATCTGAGCGTGAGCGCAAAGAGATTTCCGGTATTAAGAAACTGGCAAACGAACGGGCAAAAAAAGCCAATCTTCACAATAAGAAACTCAGAGACTGCCGTGTGCACTATGATGATCCCAAGGCCAATGAGGATGTGAAAGCAAATACTATGCTCTTCCTGACTGAGGGTGACTCTGCCTCGGGATCTATCACCAAATCCCGTGATGTACAGACGCAGGCGGTGTTTTCCCTTAGAGGAAAACCTTTGAATTGCTTTGGGATGACCAAGAAAGTGGTGTATGAAAATGAGGAATTCAACCTTCTCCAACATGCACTGAATATTGAGGATGGAATAGAAAACCTTAGGTACAGGAAGATTGTAATCGCAACGGATGCAGATGTCGATGGGATGCACATCCGCTTGCTGATCATGACATACTTCTTGCAGTTTTTTCCGGACTTGGTGAAGAATGGGCATTTATTTATTTTGGACACCCCGCTTTTCCGGGTTAGGAACAAAAAAGAGACAATCTATTGCTATACAGACGAGGAACGGCAGCGGGCAATTCATAAGCTGGGTAACAAGCCTGAGATTACCCGATTTAAAGGTTTGGGGGAGATATCTCCGGAGGAATTCGGAGGATTTATCGGAGAGGATATTCGTTTGGAGCCGATAATATTGAATAAAGAAACTAAAATAGGAGACTTGCTGACTTTCTATATGGGAAAGAACACCCCTAACCGTCAGAACTTTATTATAAAGAATCTAAAGATAGAAAAGGACTTGGCACTTGAGGATCCAAAGGCAAAAGAAGCAGGGGAAGAGGAAATCGAAGCGGCGTAG
- a CDS encoding DNA gyrase/topoisomerase IV subunit A, which translates to MSDENNLPKDGDESLHTSVPVTGMYQEWFLDYASYVILERAVPAIEDGLKPVQRRILHAMKEMDDGRFNKVANIIGQSMQFHPHGDASIGDAIVNLGQKDLLIETQGNWGDVRTGDRAAAARYIEARLSKFALEVLFNSQTTEWQLSYDGRKREPVTLPVKFPLLLAQGVEGIAVGLSTKILPHNFCELILASIEILNGNKSNVLPDFITGGFADFSEYNEGLRGGKVKVRARIEEEDSKTLLIKDIPYGTTTDTLIDSILKANDKGKIKIKKVVDNTAKDVEIAIQLAPGVSPDVTIDALYAFTDCEVSISPNACVIIKDTPIFLTVNDILEYNTKQTKALLKRELEIRKAELMEKLLFSSLEKIFIENRIYRDIEECTTWDDVLKAIDEGLDPYKPDFYREITTEDLVRLTEIKIKRISKFDTFKADELMKRLQDELKEVNHHLRHLTDYAIAYYENLLTKYGKGRERKTEIRTFDAIQANVVAASNAKLYVNRADGFVGYALKKDEFVCDCSDLDDIIVIRKDGVCMVSKIQEKNFMGKDILHVAVFRKGDERMVYNYIYLDGATGRAMVKRFQVLAVTRDKEYVLTKGSKGSKTLYLTANANGEAEIITVYLTQGAKARVKVFDFDFASIDIKGRGAGGNILTRHPIRKIQLKMEGVSTLGGLNIYYDSIVGRLNTDERGKLIGNFLGDDRVLVCYKSGDYELTSFETTNRYDAPNVVLIEKFDPDKVLSAIYFDGGSKTYYIKRFQIETTTLNKNFNFISDHKQSYLKLISTEKQPQARVTLIKGKEEEVMEYDLDMLIDIKGWKALGNKLSTYQIKDLSLIPSKKAEASDEAGAEGDETDLDDDLEIGSTIDPPVNKDDEDQLGLF; encoded by the coding sequence ATGAGTGACGAAAACAATTTGCCAAAGGACGGCGACGAATCTCTGCACACATCTGTCCCTGTGACAGGAATGTACCAGGAATGGTTTCTGGATTATGCTTCTTATGTGATTCTGGAACGGGCTGTTCCGGCAATCGAGGATGGCTTGAAACCCGTACAGCGTCGTATCCTGCATGCGATGAAAGAAATGGACGATGGGCGATTCAATAAAGTCGCCAACATCATTGGCCAATCCATGCAATTTCACCCCCACGGTGATGCTTCCATAGGCGACGCTATCGTAAATCTCGGTCAAAAGGACCTGTTGATTGAAACTCAAGGTAACTGGGGAGACGTGCGTACCGGAGATCGGGCGGCAGCGGCCAGATATATTGAAGCCAGACTCTCCAAGTTTGCACTTGAGGTATTGTTTAATTCCCAGACCACCGAGTGGCAACTTTCATATGACGGTAGAAAACGCGAGCCGGTAACGTTGCCTGTCAAATTTCCGCTTTTACTTGCACAAGGAGTAGAAGGAATTGCAGTGGGACTTTCCACCAAGATCCTTCCGCATAACTTCTGTGAGTTGATTCTTGCGTCAATTGAGATTCTCAATGGAAATAAATCCAATGTGCTTCCGGATTTTATCACCGGCGGATTTGCAGATTTTTCCGAATACAATGAAGGTCTTAGAGGGGGGAAAGTTAAGGTTAGAGCCAGAATTGAAGAGGAAGATAGTAAAACCTTATTAATTAAGGATATACCCTATGGAACCACAACTGACACATTGATTGATTCTATCCTCAAAGCCAACGATAAAGGAAAGATTAAAATCAAGAAAGTCGTCGACAACACTGCCAAGGATGTAGAAATAGCCATACAGCTTGCGCCGGGTGTTTCTCCCGATGTGACGATAGATGCGTTGTATGCATTTACAGATTGTGAGGTGTCGATTTCGCCAAATGCCTGTGTGATTATCAAGGATACTCCGATATTCCTTACCGTAAATGATATCCTGGAGTATAATACCAAGCAAACCAAAGCACTTCTCAAGCGCGAATTAGAAATTCGCAAAGCGGAATTGATGGAGAAATTGCTTTTTTCATCTCTGGAAAAAATATTTATCGAAAATAGGATCTATCGGGATATTGAAGAGTGTACTACTTGGGATGATGTCTTGAAGGCAATAGATGAAGGTTTGGATCCATATAAACCTGATTTTTATAGAGAGATCACTACAGAGGATTTGGTCCGTTTGACAGAAATTAAGATCAAGCGTATTTCCAAATTTGATACGTTCAAGGCGGACGAGCTGATGAAACGTCTTCAAGATGAGCTGAAGGAAGTGAATCATCATTTAAGGCATCTTACAGACTATGCAATTGCATACTATGAAAATCTGCTTACCAAATATGGCAAAGGACGTGAGCGTAAGACTGAAATCAGGACTTTTGATGCCATTCAGGCAAATGTAGTTGCGGCAAGCAATGCGAAGCTTTATGTGAACCGTGCAGATGGCTTTGTGGGATATGCGCTCAAGAAAGATGAATTTGTCTGTGATTGCTCTGATTTGGATGATATCATAGTGATTCGTAAGGACGGCGTATGCATGGTGTCCAAGATTCAGGAAAAGAACTTCATGGGTAAGGATATTTTGCACGTAGCTGTGTTCCGCAAAGGAGACGAACGGATGGTGTACAACTATATCTATTTGGATGGAGCTACCGGACGGGCGATGGTCAAGCGTTTTCAGGTACTGGCCGTCACTCGGGACAAGGAATACGTGCTTACCAAAGGGAGTAAAGGCAGTAAGACACTCTATCTCACAGCCAATGCAAACGGTGAAGCCGAGATCATCACAGTCTATTTGACCCAAGGTGCAAAAGCCCGTGTGAAAGTTTTTGACTTTGATTTTGCTTCAATAGATATCAAGGGCAGGGGTGCGGGAGGAAATATCCTGACTAGACATCCGATACGGAAAATCCAGTTGAAAATGGAAGGTGTATCTACGCTGGGGGGATTAAATATTTATTATGACTCGATCGTCGGCAGACTGAATACTGATGAGCGCGGGAAATTGATTGGTAATTTTCTGGGAGACGACAGAGTGTTGGTGTGCTACAAAAGTGGCGATTATGAATTGACCAGTTTCGAAACTACCAATAGATACGATGCTCCCAATGTCGTACTGATAGAGAAATTTGATCCCGATAAAGTGCTGTCAGCCATTTACTTTGATGGTGGTAGTAAAACGTATTATATAAAGAGGTTTCAGATAGAGACAACTACCTTAAACAAGAATTTCAATTTTATTTCAGATCATAAGCAGTCTTATCTGAAGCTTATTTCCACTGAGAAGCAGCCACAGGCACGCGTGACTCTGATCAAGGGCAAAGAGGAAGAAGTGATGGAGTATGACTTGGATATGCTGATTGATATCAAAGGCTGGAAGGCATTGGGAAATAAGTTGAGCACCTACCAAATAAAGGATCTCAGTTTGATTCCTTCCAAAAAAGCTGAGGCATCTGATGAAGCTGGCGCAGAGGGAGATGAAACTGATTTGGACGATGACTTGGAAATTGGCTCTACAATAGACCCACCTGTCAATAAAGACGATGAAGATCAACTGGGACTATTTTAA
- a CDS encoding RNA methyltransferase, translating to MEEGNHLETIDQGWLDYLSQYITVHKKAVMEKVLAQRTRFLTVVLEDIFKPHNASAVLRTCDCFGIQDVHVIEKVNAYKINPYVTRGASQWVDLHKYYSKEGSAVQDCFSSLRDRGYKIYGTSPLPGSISIYDLEPDEKLALVFGNEHEGISAEVQESVDGLVHIPMLGFTESFNISVAASIMLYEQVKKVERYEHPDFYLTEQEKQLLRMKWYRSVVKRADVHEKAYLSSKGPSSSSERLS from the coding sequence ATGGAAGAGGGAAATCACTTAGAAACTATAGATCAAGGCTGGTTGGATTATTTGAGCCAATACATCACTGTACATAAGAAAGCAGTAATGGAGAAGGTGTTGGCTCAAAGAACCCGCTTCCTTACCGTAGTCTTAGAGGATATTTTCAAACCCCATAATGCCAGTGCTGTTTTACGCACATGCGATTGTTTTGGGATTCAGGATGTGCATGTCATCGAAAAGGTGAATGCATACAAAATCAATCCTTATGTGACCCGGGGTGCTTCCCAGTGGGTGGATTTGCATAAGTATTACAGCAAGGAGGGTTCTGCGGTTCAGGATTGTTTTTCTAGCTTGAGAGATAGAGGGTATAAAATATATGGTACCAGTCCGTTACCGGGTTCTATCTCAATCTATGATTTAGAACCCGATGAAAAACTGGCACTGGTATTCGGAAATGAGCATGAGGGTATCAGTGCAGAAGTTCAGGAAAGCGTGGATGGATTGGTGCATATTCCCATGTTGGGCTTTACGGAGAGTTTTAATATTTCCGTGGCAGCATCCATTATGCTATATGAGCAGGTAAAAAAAGTGGAAAGGTACGAGCATCCTGATTTTTACTTGACAGAGCAGGAAAAACAACTCTTGAGAATGAAGTGGTATAGATCGGTGGTGAAGAGAGCAGATGTGCATGAGAAGGCTTACTTGAGTTCAAAAGGGCCTAGTTCTTCTTCTGAAAGATTGAGTTGA
- a CDS encoding peptidylprolyl isomerase, whose amino-acid sequence MKTAELITEKGTMKVEFYEKDAPIAVQNFIDLANKGFYDGLTFHRVIPNFVIQGGCPKGNGTGGPGYHIKCELDGENQYHDRGVLSMAHAGRNTGGSQFFICHSRDNTAHLDRNHTCFGKVVEGLDVIDSIKAGDKIEKIVVSEL is encoded by the coding sequence ATGAAGACAGCAGAATTGATTACGGAAAAAGGTACAATGAAAGTCGAGTTTTATGAAAAGGATGCGCCGATTGCGGTTCAGAATTTCATTGACCTTGCCAATAAGGGTTTTTACGATGGATTGACTTTCCATAGAGTTATCCCAAATTTTGTGATACAGGGCGGTTGCCCCAAAGGAAATGGTACCGGCGGACCGGGGTACCACATCAAATGTGAACTAGACGGCGAGAATCAATACCATGACCGCGGTGTACTTTCTATGGCACATGCCGGTAGAAATACAGGAGGATCTCAGTTCTTTATATGCCACAGCAGAGACAATACTGCCCATTTGGACAGAAATCACACCTGTTTCGGCAAAGTAGTGGAAGGACTAGATGTTATCGACTCTATCAAAGCGGGGGATAAAATCGAGAAGATTGTAGTTTCTGAGTTATAG